ttCCTCCTGAACatggaaaatattattataattgatttctccatattaaaaaaaatacaaaaaatttaatgtttgaatttaactacaacagaatagatatgtttcttTGCCTTTAtcctgtcataattttgatattgtctctatgcaacgtctacgtcagatacgttattttttttaagagaaaaaaagtaatggatctattgtgtcgtagttttgagTTAagtagaataagcacatcttaaaaaaattgtaataaattaattaaagttgtagcgaaattttaaaaatatcacctACAGagttatagtcttagaaatatgaaatcttgtcaattaagattccgcataaaatacgaaatccttagaaaaatattacttaattttttcgtaattttgggcgtgttcgacacgctcttggccggttttttctactcagaatccccatttttttcatacaaaattttatgagtcagttttgtcacgcacGTAAAAAACTTcgaaaactgtatttttttttgggggacatttttttaaactatcggaatctattgtgctcttgattctgagtaggaaaaaccatattttttccaaaatttcaaaaaaagagaGGGTACACTTCTTTTTGAAAACGCCCGCTTATCGTGCCATGTCTTGTCCTCGTTAAGCTAAGCAATTTTTCGTGAAGTATCGGGGCAAGACCTAAACCATTCGATGACATGCATTGTGGTGAAAAAAGTACTGGTTTTATACcggtaataaaaaaatcttaagttGGATTTTCATTTTGGAGGCGAAAACCCCCCATAATGAAATTACGCCTTACgctatttaattacttatatcCGTTTGGCTTTCATATTACATCTGTAGACTAcggtcaccagcattaatatctgccacagctggcacgtccttccggccctagaaatagagtcgtatcagatatttatgcacgcttgttgtgtcagatatggtgctggtgactgtactgtacgCTAGTCATGCGGCATACGATTACCCGGTTGGACTGAGCCAGAACTAACTGCACATTCATACATTAGTTCATTAGATTGCGCCAACGCTGGCtgcgataaaaaataatttagaagCCTTGTATCCACATTGAGGTCGATGAATCGGGCTATATTTAGTTACCGCCAGCTGTACTAGACTAGAGATGCCAGTAATATACAATCGTTCCTTGTATGTATTGCGGATTTATATTGTCAACGTTTCACCGTTATATTTTAACCGCCTACTGGAAGGAATGAACAATTACCCGATGGTAATTGATAActataccacagaatatataatagtacaacTATACGTATGTCGTCGGTAGGTATTGTAGTACGAGTATTTCCTTTATGCGGCAAGTGGTGTCAGTATTGAATGGTTGGTAGGTATTGGGTCCTAATTAAGTTCATATTCTTACGATCTTACGGGATTTAAGCCGTGACTACCTAAGCTACCTTTAATGAGTTTTGTATGGATTTTCATAATGATATTATGGAAAATTGCAGACATGTTTTTTCTTCGTCAACATCAAATAGTGCTTCAGATTCATGAGTGAGGAACCCAAagttacctaattctgaaaaaaagaaGCAAATTCGGTGACAATTCGTGTCATCACTCATCACCATACGATGTAAAGGCTCCGTAGCACAATTTCGAAAATCAATATTCCTAATAACGATATTCCTAAAGACAAAACtccgaaaatcaaaatttataatgtacGAAATTCCTAAAGATGTTCGATGTTCATTTAACCCACATTTAAAATAGCGAATGTACAAAACTGCTACTACATGAAAATCCTAAATAAATTTGCTGCAAAAGTTTGCTACGGAGCTGATGTAAATTATGCTTGTATTACctagtaatatattattattttttgcgtttggtggtggtactaagctgttgggaccgttaattGATAAATCATATTTCTTGCTTTCTTTCAAAATGAAAATCTCCTTTATGGTGGCAACTGTCCTTCACCCAGAGAGCGACAGCGCCGAGCTGGGGCTGGAGCGGCCCCCGGCGAGCGGGCAGCGGCGCGGCACCGGCGTGGTCGTCCCCGCGGAGGGCGCCTACGACCCCAAGCAGTTCCAGGACCTCAAGGTGCCCGCTGACCTGGAGAACATCTTCCAGTATATTATGAAGTGAGTTAAACACGCGGAAGCTGTTGCTTAGCTTTGAAGCTGACTAATTTAGACATTAAGAGACTTTATACTTATAATCttcattttgacgaccggatggccaagtggttagagaatcgatccccgaccggggcagatgtttgtgtgaataatacgaatgtttgctttcgggtcttggatgtatgtatttatctgtagtatgtttatccgttgcctagtatccatagtacaagctttgcttagtttgggactaggtcgattggtatcaagtgtcccatgatatttttatttattttatttagtacttACTTTAGGTATTATTTCAACTGTTATGTTTATTGAATTATGTGTTGaatacatttatatattttagctACATACATTATTGCATTAGGCATCACCTATAATGATAATTGTATTATTGGATCAAGTGAATTATGTATGACTTTCTATTCAAACTTTTCTTCTTGGTGGCAATGATGTTATTTCCGAAATGGttggtagtaaaaaaaaattaaaagcctTTTGAGTTTGAATTTTGAATGCTGCACCACACTCGTCGAGTGTCAAGAGGAGACAGGGGCGGCCTTAGTGGGTGGCGAACAGCGCAATCGCCCGGGGCGtcgctcttgcaggggcctcgcgcaacaacccaagcaaatttaaaaaaatatagaaaccaGATCTACTTTCGCATtacatacttttcacgaaggacaaagggcctcgcaaagacctgccgcccggagcctcgcaatgggtaaggtCGCCGCTGAGAGGAGAAAAGGAGACTGGACATGGTTTACCTGTAACAGCTCACTATTTACACAGCGTAATTTCGTTGATAGACGTAATTTCTTTGGTTTCGCGGTGACTGCCATGTTTTTAGGTCAACGAAATACAATACCTAACTTCGTAAGCCTCGTCGCTTGTTTTTGCGAGTACCTATCCGTTATCTGTACAATGTAACTAAAAGAACACCTACTACTTCTTGCTAACGTTTTCAAATAGCAAATAGTTAACAAAGACGCGTGGTGTATAGGTACGATCGTAAATTGCAATAATTTAAACTTTCTCTGGGTTGTAACTAAATAATTCTTTGAATATTTATCGGAAAAACGCTAACCATGCGAACTATTCACTACTGTACTTTACATACGTACTATATAGCCTGTTATACTAATTACATGCTTCTTGAAATCAGCATAGGTAGTTCAGtacctttttatattttttgcgttGCCCAGGAGCGTACGCAGCCTGAAATTTTGGATAAAgtctgtccacgataaaatttGGTCATGCACGAGCTGGTGtgtctttgtaatgaatgctaattttgaagcagcactttttttttaaattttttttgtacatttttagaagatttttcaatttgacgtgtACTATTTTTGGGACTCCCCCCCTCGGACCGCGCCTGGTCTTGCCACGACACGATCGACTGGACTAAAAGTCGCGATCGCCCTGGTCTAGGCGTCATTATGCTCTTgttaataaaagaaagaaaggtccATTCGTTTCCGAATGACATTCTAACTCCTAAACAAATGAAAGTCCGTCGTATCATATCTCATTTCGCTTCATTGCACAGTTTTATTTATCTCCACCCACGGTGCAACCTTGCGGTAACTAGCCGGCTGTCCGGGACGACGGATATCACACCCTTGGCAATTTGTGATAGGGTTTAAATTGGGTTTGAAATAATAACTGTATTAATAAGAATGTATGTCAGTAGGTGGATTGCAGTTGAGTCATGAAGTTAGATTGTGCGACATATCGCAGTTCTAAAACAAGAAGAACGTATTTTGACGGCGAAGTACCAATACCTCCTAACTGAATAATCTTTGACACGCGATTGAGGACCTTAGCATCCCCCAGCTAAAGCTAAGTTAGACATTTATCAGTTACATTACTTAATGCTTAAAAAATCgagcaaaaaataagtttttgcgtTTATATCGAAAGTATGAAATTCGCGTTTAAGTCAGTGTTGTTTTAGAGGTGCGAtacaaaattcaataaaaagactcgtcaagattgttcaccctttttctaatgctaaaaaaaaaccagccaagagcgtgtcggacacgcccgaaatagggttccgtagccattacgaaaaaattaagtaatatatttctaaggattttatattttgtacggaatattccaagtttaggtaagtatattttataccttaggctggtatttttattcttaaactactaataattctcaagaaaacttgaccgttatagttttccttgtaagtttgatctacttactaccatcctgtttttttttgtaaaaatttagattttagagggggggacgccctattttaatgaaaatttttactttaaagttgaatattttgtaaacaaattactgaatcgaaaaattatctaagcaaccccctaatggttttaaaatacctattcaacgataccccacactgcaacattagatgagaaaaagaaaacgcccccactttacgtctatgggaggtacgctaaaaaaaaaaaaattgaaatttttattgaaccattttgtcggtttagttaacatatatattcgttCAAAATGACATTGAAAGCAACTAGAAAATCTAGAGTTGTTAGAAATAggcggcgaaactataagggttccgtttttgtcattttggctccggaaccctaaaaacgtatttatcttgctttctcaactagcgtACTGAAGGTacttgagaaagcaagataaaaatgaacttatccgacaaaaaaCGACGGAAAAACATTATACTTACATTAGATCTCTATCTACATAGGTACGATCATTGCAAGCTAAATATAATCTTTTAcgggccttatcacacttgcgagtTACGGACGTgttgttaacccccgacgcagaggggtgttataagtttgaccgctatgtgtgtctgtctgtggcaccgtagctcttaaacgggggaTCTATTTAAAAGCGTTTTTTTCTATTtggaagcaggttttctagcgatggttcttagatatgtttcatcaaaatcggttcagtcgtttttgagatattgaactttgaagtgacaaagtcggaagttttcaaactttttgttggttaggttatctataCAAATAACAGCagagcagggctactccgaaactcgaaactcgaagttcgtgtcgtgcggtccctctcgctctcgtattaaatagtataagtttcagagggaccgcacgacacgaacttcgagtttcgagtttcggagtagccctgcagtcgcGGCGAACTCGTTCCGTGAccggtttcatacaaaatacgctcgctactcgcaagtgtgataaggTCCCAGTGGCCGATTTGCAGTCTTGGCTGCTCTAGGCCACAGACCATGTATTAAGTATTAGCCACACTCAGCAttgtcatctcatcatcataGTAACTTTTTATGTCTCAATGAGgatttcacagaggcgaaatatcgctagatggcgttagtatcgtgagatccgtttgacgtttgcttgcgattggctcatttagttatttttcatcacacttgctcgtaaacagtgtcgtaacatgcaggctaccttggttgcaacccccccaaataaaaccctcgaccttaatgtgcttgtcatgaaacccgtggtcggtaaatgagtcattgcgtactaatttcatgccatgaagcccaagtcggtaaatgagtttctTACTGCATGACGTCACAGTGTAAAGACTTTGATGACGGAGGGAGCttgcgctgccaagagcgcagtcagcggtgtcggcaatttttgaaacaatattagtttttcttttacaaatatacaattttactcgcaaatgtgatgaaaaaacttatatgtcgcacgggcggtactagaattacgaacatcgactcattaaagccctcagtctttgacttcgggcttctaatagactctcgttcgtaattacttatttaccgcccttaagacacaatgtactataaccaatcacgagcaaacgtcaaacagacctcactaaaccatctagcgatatttcacctctgtgaaaacccgcATTGGCCACCCCTAATATCTGGCCACCCTAGGCCCGGGACTACTGGGCCTTAGGGCAAATCCGCCactgtaaagccgagtttagacttgcaagaaaaatcgtgcaagttgaattacattgcgaggccgcaCAGCCAACGAGTTTATATAcgtagtggtcaatcgaacgccgcaatgtaatgcaaccgGCACGATTTatcttgcaaatctaaactcggcttaagggcCTAAAAATAGTGACACGGTTTTCCTGCGATCCGCAGATACACGCCCCAGAAGATCGACATCGATTTCAAGCTGCAGCCGTTCGTGCCGGAGTACGTCCCGGCGGTGGGCGACATCGACGCGTTCCTCAAGGTGGCCACGCCGGCGCGCAACGTGCGCGGCGAGCCGCTCGGCGAACCGTTGCTCGAGCACATCGACAACTTGGGTGCGTGAACACGCCacatctgtataaataaaaatgaatcgtaaaatgtgttgctaagcgcaaaactcgggaactaCTGCTCCGATTtcgttaattctttttttgttgtgttggttactgtcaggagaaggtttttatggaagaaaatacagaaaaaatacaacgggagcgaagccgcgggcaacagctagttttacataaaaacacataaagttggaaaacccccgactttgtcacttcaaaggtcaatatttaaaaaactgatgaagcgattttgatgaaacatgtgtcagaaccatcgctagaaaacctgattgcaaataaaaaaaccgcattcaaatcggtccacccgttttagggctacggtgccacagacacacatagcggccaaacttataacactcctctttgcgtcgggggttaaaaacgtaAAAGAATGAGATAAAATCGGCGGAACTCTCTCCTAAGTATATTTATGACAAATCGCGGGTTCTGATATTATTAACCTTATCTACGAGTATCTACGTTTTACAATCTGTGGGTCGCGACTCTCTATAGGTGGTAGCGGATCAGAATAAGaatcagaaaaaatgtttattgtagaACATAGGTAGCGAATGGCCCTTAAGGGGGTTgcagtatctttaaaatactctcaccgttattgtgtatgattattcaacgTTTGTATTGTCAACGTAAAATAACACAAGTAACTGTAAGTGGAGATAAGCAGGGGGTCACCAAATACTTATCTTTCAAACCCAGAGGGGtcgcgtcctgaaaaagtttgatAAACACTGATCTACTTACTCGTAGTGTAACGAAGTTATTGAAATGTATAATGCTGCTTCGAAATAACGATATGTCTGATGAGGACTGAGGTACAACGCCATGCTCCTTTAATACTTGATCCCTTGCATACGCCATTGCCGCCATAATGGGTCGCATTAGGCTTGTTTCACACGTACCACAACCACACGACAACAACAACCACACCACGTGGTCGGGCgcatattttgtattgaaaatgaataGTGCAATTCACACGAACCACATTTTGCCGTCATTATCGACCGCGTGTGCGATACGACCACATCGCAACCACAACGTAACCACATCGCAACGGCAACGCAACCACCGGCGGCACCGCAGCGGCCGGCCGGCCACATCGCAACCACGCGCCTGCGCTCTCCTCTCCCCCTTCATTCATTACGACGTCTTCTTCTTACTAATAAAAGCCATAACAAGGATAGCAACACCAATGTTTCCTGTTCGAATTCCATGAGTACGCTTAGTCAAGTCAAGGCGTGTTTCCTCTACAAAAGCCGGAATATATAACTGCGTCTGCACACGACCATCACACGACGGAACCACATCACAACCACATTTTGTAGGCACCACAACCTTATTCGTAGACCACAACGCAACTGCAAAATGCCGCAGCGACACTATTCACACGTAACCACATCGCAACTACTAGCGACAACCACATTTTGTAGGCACCACAACGCAACTGCAAAATGCCGTAGCGACACTATTCACACGTAACCACATCGCAATTACTAGCGACAACCACATTTTGTAGGCACCACAACGCAACTGCAAATGCTGCAGCAACACTATTCACACGTAACCACATCGCAACTACTAGCGACAACCACATTTTGTAGGCACCACAACGCAACTGCAAAATGCCGCAGCGACACTATTCACACGTAACCACATCGCAACTACTAGCGACAACCACATTTTGTAGGCACCACAACGCAACTGCAAAATGCCGCAGCGACACTATTCACACGTAACCACATCGCAACTACTAGCGACAACCACATTTTGTAGGCACCACAACGCAACTGCAAAATGCCGCAGCGACACTATTCACACGTAACCACATCGCAACTACTAGCGACAACCACATTTTGTAGGCACCACAACGCAACTGCAAAATGCCGCAGCGACACTATTCACACGTAACCACATCGCAATTACTAGCGACAACCACATTTTGTAGGCACCACAACGCAACTGCAAAATGCTGCAGCGACACTATTCACACGTAACCACATCGCAACTACTAGCGACAACCACATTTTGTAGGCACCACAACGCAACTGCAAAATGCCGCAGCGACACTATTCACACGTAACCACAGCTTGACCGCATTTTTACGCTGCGACGTGGTGTGGTTGTGGTACGTGTGAAACAACCCTTAGGGGCCAAAATCCAGTAAGTTAACagtctggccctatactacgaagtgcaaaattcgaacttcgtatcgtgccgtcccgctgacgctaatattatttaatacgagagtgagagagacggtacgatacgaactttgaattttgtagtagccccctagatattggtgccggtgactgtaaagccgagtttagacttgcaagaaaaatcgtgcaagttgcattacattgcggcgctcgattgaccactacaaactcgttggctttacggcctagcaatgtaatgcaacttgcaaggtttttcttgcaagtctaaactcggcttaagacggCGTTGCGAGCGATTTGGCAACCGTGCCGTTCACTGAACCGAGGTAGGGTGGTAATGTTGCGGTGGTTCCAGGTCTGTCGGTGCTGGACGAGCCGGCGGCGGAGCAGAGCGAGTCGGCGCTGCTGCATCTGCAGCTGCGGGCTCTGTCCAAGTCCAGCAGCGCCAAGCCCACCGTGGTCACTACTTATTGAACTACCGTCACTTTTAAGAAAGCTCGGCTCGTACCTCATAATCATTATACTTATACCAAGCAGGTGGTAggtccttgtgcaaggtccgcccggattgctaccaccatcttgctcgctaatcctgccgtgaagcagcagtgcttgcactgttgtgtttcggcgtggagagtaagacagccggtgaaattactggcacgtgaggtatcccatcttaggcctctaggttggcaacgcgtctgcaatacccctggtgttgcagatgtttatgggcggtggtgatctcttaccatcaggagacccacttgcacgtTTGCCACAAAgtcgaataaagaaaaatttagcaAAACCGATTAAACACATTAAACTAccaggataactcacgtcttaaatcgagtttagcccgacatgttgcgggctaatccgtagcccttagGAGCAATGCGACTCGGCGGCTACAACATGCCGGgcttaactcgatttaagacgtgagttaaccgggtcaatatatttaatatgagctgAACCGATATAGATGAAATTATGtacggtatacagatagtttgagtcccggggaaggacatagcacTGGGTGAGTGCAACAGCGGCacaagtaaaaatattaaaataactactaataaactgttacaatacaatacagtccattattaattgtttttatattttgacttATGCCACTCTTGCACtctaggatagttttatcccgaaatattgcatagttcccgcggaatagcgagaAACAAATTCTAAGCGGGTGGAGTCGCTAGCCGCGACAACAGCTAGTAGGTAGGGTATTAGTAGGGTAGGGTATTGTATAGGCTAGGGTAGTGTAGGGTAGGGCTAATTCGCTGTTGAATATGATTTCTTTTGTGTTCCAGTTGACGAAAAAGATCGAGGACGCTGAGAAAAACGGCAAAGCGATCGAGCGCTGGATCCGCGACGTCAGCGAACTGCACCGCGCCAAGCCGCCGCCCACCGTCGCCTACACGCGGTCAGCCCCCCCAAATCCCCCTATTCTAAATCAAACAATCGGCAATATCAGTGTACTCGCCTATATACTCGTAACACTAGTGTTTACCATTGAAATAGGGCATAtaaggcaaagctctgcgcaggcggcgacactagcgcaaacctccatggcgtcagttctctttatattttgtcgccatgccatgacagatcatgaccaaagagtaatgatatatttattagtaacaaaataacatgatatttacttcgatagtaacgatagagctatatttccaaaaattgaaataatataaaaaaaatagatactaaaaaaactgttttcggttttgtgctagtgctgcactctgacggcagaaaattgcagtaatattccctattgggaattccctaaaattgtCAAGGAAACTGGCATTGACATAAAAAACCCCATCGAAATCAGtcaatccgtttgagagctacaatgccatagacagacattggcgtgaAACTCATAATTTGCGTTGGAGGAGGATTCTGCGCTTGGGACAGTCGCGCGCCAATCAGCGCATACGCTTGCCACGTGCACCCGCCCCGCACATCGCTCACTGGTCCACAAGCGCCTCCCAagcgtattaatttatttagttttttttttgttgctgacaACGTAATCAGATCTCCCACCCCCTTCTGGGGCTTACGTAATACTTAAATAACCCCTGTACTAAACTCAGTGTTACAATTCCAGTAAAATGCCCGACATCGATACCCTAATGGAAGAATGGCCGGAGTCAGTAGAAGACAAACTGAACGAGGTCGGTTTCCCTCCAGCCAGCCTGGACTGCTCTCTGGCCCAGTACGTGGACTTAGTCTGCGGTATGTTCGACATCCCTGTGGCAGGAGACACCTTGAACGACAGGATACAAGCGCTGCATTTGCTGTTCAGCCTGTACTCCGCTGTGAAGAACTCGCAGCTGTATGCTGACAGGCAGAAGGAGGAGAATAGCGCTTAAtgttaaggataataaaaatgttggtTTGGATGGATTGTTTTAGTTGAGAATGGGTTTACTTTACAAACAGTTAGATaatctgaaattaaaaattggacgtgttatttttttggtttactaatgtttcggcgaataacgtttggcaacctgtttcatttcgcaactctTCATTTCCCAaccgtttaatatttctgaaacagtgaatatttcagattttttataaaactaacctaacctaacctaaagggttctacaagatggctctgaaataaatcctgaaatatttaccgttttagagt
This region of Choristoneura fumiferana chromosome 11, NRCan_CFum_1, whole genome shotgun sequence genomic DNA includes:
- the IFT46 gene encoding intraflagellar transport 46, coding for MAMRDKHCQTLTFSHEEPSEVVYVANECPRGMYDETLEVDAREIDSPSSSSDEEVVKAAMSKFNPPARHIARHDFDSESESDSDPENDKFLNNASRRDASAERKPQAEKVGELSKQSSKDETREIVKGRPAATKRADSSENSESDSAELGLERPPASGQRRGTGVVVPAEGAYDPKQFQDLKVPADLENIFQYIMKYTPQKIDIDFKLQPFVPEYVPAVGDIDAFLKVATPARNVRGEPLGEPLLEHIDNLGLSVLDEPAAEQSESALLHLQLRALSKSSSAKPTVLTKKIEDAEKNGKAIERWIRDVSELHRAKPPPTVAYTRKMPDIDTLMEEWPESVEDKLNEVGFPPASLDCSLAQYVDLVCGMFDIPVAGDTLNDRIQALHLLFSLYSAVKNSQLYADRQKEENSA